GATTCCATCCTTCTTTTTTTAATGTTTCTCCATCTTTTTTTGATTTTATGAATTTGTAAATAAATAACCACTTAAACAATTTACGCCAGTATCGTCCTCCATCACAAATTAATAGTTTTACTGTCTCATCATTAAGGTTTCTGTCCTCAATAAATTCTGTCCAACTTGATGGAGAAAAATGATTGAAATTTTTTTGGTTTGTATTAAATATCTTTTTGATATTTATATAATCTTCTAATATTTTTATCTCCCTATTATTGACTAAAAATCTCTGACATGCTTTTTCTAAATCTTCTGAATCTTTTAATAAGTAAAGCATATGATTTCCCTTTAACTTCTTAATCCAATTTAGTCCTCTTAAAAATCTTTTATCTACTTTAATATTTTCATTTAAGATTGAGATAATTTCCCATTTATGAATTATCGAAATCACATTAGTCAAATTATCGTGTTTGCATATTTCAGCTAGTTCCATCCTTATTCGTATGCCTAGTGCAGGAGGGTAAATCATTTTCTGATGAGTTTCTGAACTTTTCCATGGCCATTGTCTAACTGTTTCTTGAGATTGTTTAAGGGAATTATTTGAAATATTGAAATCTAATCTTGAAGCATATTTTGCACATCTAATTAATCTACTTGGATCATCTGCAATGCTATTACTGTGAAGTAAGTTCAATCTTTTACTTTTTATATCAGAAATTCCTCCATAAAGATCATAGATTTTCCTTGTCGAGACCTCGAAGGCTATTGAATTTATAGTGAAATCTCTCCTCTTAAGATCCTCCTCAATAGTACTTTTATTTACTGTGGGATTTAAGCCTGGAGCAGAATAAATTTCTTTTCTTGCAGAAGCAATATCAATTTTATAGTCATTAATATTTATTTCTACAGTGTTATATAAATTAAATTCCTTGATTAAACATAAATCTACATTTACAATATTTTTTTTTATAAATTTTGCTAGAGAAATAGAGGATCCTTCAATAACAAGATCAATATCTACAGGTTTAGAAAACGATTTTTTGTGGAATTTACTAATTAATAAATCTCTTAAATAACCGCCAACAAAAGCTACTTTAGTATTGTTATTAGATTCTATGTATTTAGCAATTAGGTTATATAGATTAAATGGAGTTTTGATTAATTCCCCTTCGATGTAATCAGAGATATCATTCATAAGTTTTAATTTACATAACGAATTGGAGCTAATCTGGGATCTAGAATTTTACTTCCTTTATCACCAAATTTTACTGCTAAAGATATTTTTTCCCCACTCCCAAAAATATGTATGATTTCACCTTTCCCAAACTTTGAGTGAATTAGCATATCTCCAACTATCCAGCTTTTCCCTTTACTGGGACCTGAATATAATTTTCTTACTGCATTTATTGGTTTGTTAACAAATTCATTTGAATTGTTTCGATCAACTCTAGTTAAACGATCAAGATGCCAATCTCTTCTAATTGAAGCACCACCAGTTTGTGGTAATTCGCCATCCATTAAATCTTCAGGTATTTCTGAAAGAAATATTGAAGGAATTGTTGCTTCACGCATTCCACCCCATAATCTTCTTTCTCTAGCATGACTTAAGAAAACTCTTTCTTTAGCTCTAGTAATACCTACATAGCATAATCTTCTCTCCTCTTCAAGAAGTGAGGGAGTATCTATTGATCTATGGCTAGGGAAGAGACCTTGTTCTAGCCCAGTGATAAAAACATTTTGAAATTCTAAACCTTTACTATTATGCAGAGTCATGAGAGTTACAGAGTTAGGATTATTTTTCTTCGTATCATTATCAGTTGTTAAGGCTGCTGTAGAAAGAAATCCCTCTACATCTCCACTTTCTGTTTCTTCTTCATATTGAGTAGCTGCATTGATTAGTTCTTGTAAGTTATTTCTTCTATCTTCAGATTCTTCAGTCCCGCTAGACAGCAAGTCACCTAAATAACCACTTTTTTCTAATATAAGTTGTAGTAGTTGAGCGGGACCTGAGTTTTCTAGGTAACACAGTAGATCATTCATAATTTCAGTAAATTTATTAATTCCTTTTGATGA
This region of Prochlorococcus marinus str. GP2 genomic DNA includes:
- a CDS encoding CCA tRNA nucleotidyltransferase, which codes for MNDISDYIEGELIKTPFNLYNLIAKYIESNNNTKVAFVGGYLRDLLISKFHKKSFSKPVDIDLVIEGSSISLAKFIKKNIVNVDLCLIKEFNLYNTVEININDYKIDIASARKEIYSAPGLNPTVNKSTIEEDLKRRDFTINSIAFEVSTRKIYDLYGGISDIKSKRLNLLHSNSIADDPSRLIRCAKYASRLDFNISNNSLKQSQETVRQWPWKSSETHQKMIYPPALGIRIRMELAEICKHDNLTNVISIIHKWEIISILNENIKVDKRFLRGLNWIKKLKGNHMLYLLKDSEDLEKACQRFLVNNREIKILEDYINIKKIFNTNQKNFNHFSPSSWTEFIEDRNLNDETVKLLICDGGRYWRKLFKWLFIYKFIKSKKDGETLKKEGWNPGKEMGKEIKRLRYLEIDKLNRN